A region from the Salicibibacter cibarius genome encodes:
- a CDS encoding YfcC family protein, with translation MIKPNQKQKNQLEPEKRKRKFIMPHTYAILFFIMLLCAGATYILTPGEYDREIDEATGNTLVVNDSYSSVEASPISFFDIFQAIPLGMQDAADIVFFIFLIGGAFGIIRATGALEAGVAKAVIKLEGKEKLMIPISMIIFSIAGFTIGSAEEMIIFVPIGVALARATGFDAITGTAMITLGAASGFIGGMLNPFTVGIAQEIAELQLFSGFAFRFVVYLVLLTFAIWYVSRYASRVKNDPSKSVIYEIELKEAHNSKSKEEMTAFSTLSFRHHLIFVVIIGGLGFNVYGVFQWGWFITELTASFLIMGILAGLLGKLSINRIFDSFIDGAKALAFGSLIVGFARAILVILEEGKIIDTITFSLVEVIQNFSDGGTAIGMFFSQSFLNFFIPAGPAQAMTTMPIMVPVSDLLGVSRQVAVLAFQYGDGITNSIIPTSAALMGYLAIAGIPYEKWVKFVWKLILGWTVIATVALLIAVSIGIE, from the coding sequence ATGATCAAACCTAATCAAAAACAAAAAAATCAATTGGAACCTGAGAAAAGAAAAAGAAAGTTTATAATGCCGCATACGTATGCCATTCTTTTCTTCATTATGTTACTTTGCGCAGGCGCCACTTATATATTAACTCCTGGTGAATATGACAGAGAAATAGATGAAGCTACAGGTAATACATTAGTAGTGAATGATAGCTATTCATCAGTTGAGGCAAGTCCTATTAGCTTCTTTGATATTTTTCAGGCGATCCCACTGGGGATGCAAGATGCTGCAGACATTGTCTTTTTCATATTTTTGATTGGAGGAGCTTTTGGTATTATTCGCGCTACTGGAGCACTTGAAGCGGGTGTCGCCAAAGCTGTAATAAAATTAGAGGGTAAAGAGAAATTAATGATCCCCATATCTATGATCATATTTTCTATTGCTGGTTTTACCATTGGTTCCGCGGAAGAAATGATTATTTTTGTCCCGATAGGAGTGGCTTTGGCACGAGCCACTGGCTTTGATGCAATTACGGGAACCGCTATGATCACCCTTGGCGCTGCCAGTGGATTTATTGGGGGGATGCTTAACCCATTCACTGTAGGGATAGCACAAGAAATTGCGGAATTACAGTTATTCTCTGGGTTTGCGTTTCGTTTTGTAGTTTACTTAGTTCTTTTGACTTTCGCAATATGGTATGTTTCACGGTATGCTTCTCGAGTGAAAAATGATCCTAGCAAGAGCGTCATTTACGAAATTGAATTGAAAGAAGCGCACAATAGCAAGAGTAAGGAAGAAATGACGGCTTTTAGTACGCTATCCTTTCGTCATCACTTAATATTTGTCGTTATTATAGGGGGGCTGGGCTTTAATGTTTACGGCGTATTTCAGTGGGGATGGTTTATAACCGAGCTAACCGCATCCTTTCTAATCATGGGAATTTTAGCTGGATTACTAGGCAAGTTATCTATTAACCGAATTTTTGATTCCTTTATAGACGGAGCAAAAGCGCTTGCTTTTGGTTCATTAATTGTTGGCTTTGCAAGAGCTATCCTGGTGATATTAGAGGAAGGAAAAATTATTGATACAATCACATTTTCATTGGTAGAGGTTATACAAAATTTCTCTGACGGTGGAACAGCTATAGGTATGTTTTTTAGCCAATCTTTCCTGAATTTTTTTATTCCGGCAGGACCGGCTCAAGCAATGACAACGATGCCCATAATGGTTCCTGTCTCAGATCTGTTAGGTGTAAGCAGACAGGTGGCAGTTTTGGCCTTTCAGTATGGAGATGGAATTACCAATTCCATTATTCCGACATCAGCAGCCCTAATGGGTTATTTAGCCATTGCAGGCATTCCGTATGAAAAGTGGGTTAAATTTGTCTGGAAGCTTATATTAGGATGGACTGTAATTGCCACTGTTGCCCTTTTAATAGCTGTATCGATCGGGATAGAATAA